A genomic region of Vitis vinifera cultivar Pinot Noir 40024 chromosome 7, ASM3070453v1 contains the following coding sequences:
- the LOC100852899 gene encoding protein NETWORKED 1D, which produces MASLSHPDSRRKYSWWWDSHISPKNSKWLQENLTDMDAKVKQMIKLIEEDADSFARRAEMYYKKRPELMKLVEEFYRAYRALAERYDHATGALRQAQRTMAEAFPNQVPFLTDDSPAGSSAEAEPHTPEMPPAVRAFFEPDELQKDALGLSSSHFHAVKRNGAFTEEPDSVSSKKGLKQLNDLFGSGDAPNIAKFAEGRARKGLNFHDADEKERNVQNTDSHTATEILALKESLARLEAEKEAGRVQHQQSLERLSNLEAEVSRAQEDSKGLNERAGKAENEVQTLKEALTKLEAERETSLLQYQQCLERISDLERTISHSQEDAGKLNERASKSEVEAAALKQDLARVESEKEGALLQYKQCLEKISDLESKLVQAEDDSRRINERAEKAEREVETLKQAVASLTEEKEAAARQYQQCLETIASLELKISCAEEEAQRLNGEIDNGVAKLKGAEEQCLLLERTNHSLQFELESLAQKLGAQCEELTEKQKELGRLWTSIQEERLRFMEAETTFQSLQHLHSQSQEELRSLATELQSKGQILKDMETHNQGLQDEVHKVKEENRGLNEFNLSSAVSIKNMQDEILSLRETITKLEMEVELRVDQRNALQQEIYCLKEELNDLNKNYRAMLDQVEGVGLKPECFGLSVKELQEENSNLKEICQRGKSENVALLEKLEIMEKLLEKNALLENSLSDLSAELEGLREKVKALEESYQSLLGEKSILVAENATLTSHLQTKTNHLEKLSEKNMLMENSLSDANAELEGLRTRSKGLEDSCQLLDNEKSGLISERETLISQLEATQQRLEDLERRYTELEEKYFGLEKEKESTLCKVEELQVSLEAEKLEQANFAQLSETRLAGMKSEIHLLQVEGRCRKEEFEEEQNKVVNSQIEIFIFQKCVQELAAKNFSLLTECQKLSEVSKLSEKLISELEHENLEQQVQVNSLVDQVKMLRTGMYHVSRALDIDAEHRAEDKIDQDQTVLNAIICQLENTKSSLCKTQDENQQSIVQKLVLVTVLEQLGLEATQLATERNTLDEECRIRSEQFSSLQSETHQLLEVSEKLRLKVREGDHKEEVLTAEIGILQGKLLELQEAHGNLQKENSLILEEKGSLSKKFLSLEEEKRILEEENWVVFGETISLSNLSLIFKDFITEKSVQLKELGQNLEELHNVNYALEEKVRTMEGKLGMVEMENFHLKDSLEKSENELNTVRSFADQLNHEIENGRDILSRKETELLEAGQKLSALQDEKAELHKTVEVVKSECDEVKVIREDQEKQILKLSEENDHQKKQNGCLREVNRGLEAKLWKLCEEIEEAKVREETLNHDLQRGRDEVELWETQAAAFFSELQISNVREAFFEEKVHELIIACEGLENRSHLKNMEIELWETQAATFFGELQISTVHEALFKEKVHELIEACKSLENISNSRSREIELLKERVNKLEGENGGLKTQLAAYTPTIICLRDSVAALENRTLSHTNLHQADTKDKKDAKLVGHLHVERSQDCSENQIAMVPEGNSDLQDLQTRIKAIEKGLIEMERLALEEHLDTNAKLEAAMKQIEELKSQRSFRRENIQTSRHLNPQQEEEELGDGTCDDRKLHTKDIMLDQISECSSYGISRRETAEVDDQMLELWETTDLNGSIALTVAKAHKGATAPVGYHQVVAEGHKSEHPSSEIMVEKELGVDKLEISKRFVEPGQEGNKRKTLERLASDAQKLTNLQITVQDLKKKVQFTEDSRNVKGIEYDTVKGQLEEVEGAILKLCDSNSKLTKNIEDNSLSDGKPAMELEESRSVRRGRISEQARKGSEKIGRLQLEVQRIQFLLLKLDDEKESKAKTRISEPKRRVLLRDYLYGGRRTTHKRKKAHFCSCVQSPTTGD; this is translated from the exons ATGGCTAGCTTGTCGCATCCTGATTCTAGACGCAAGTATTCTTGGTGGTGGGACAGCCACATAAGtcccaaaaattccaaatgGCTTCAGGAAAATCTTACAG ATATGGATGCCAAAGTCAAACAAATGATCAAGCTTATTGAGGAAGATGCAGATTCCTTTGCAAGGAGGGCAGAGATGTACTATAAGAAACGTCCTGAGCTTATGAAATTGGTTGAAGAGTTCTACCGAGCATACCGTGCTTTGGCTGAGAGATATGATCATGCAACTGGGGCACTGCGGCAGGCCCAACGAACTATGGCGGAAGCATTTCCCAACCAAGTCCCGTTTTTGACTGATGATTCACCTGCAGGCTCTAGTGCTGAAGCTGAACCTCATACACCTGAGATGCCACCCGCAGTCCGTGCATTCTTTGAACCTGATGAGTTGCAAAAGGATGCTTTGGGACTCTCTTCATCGCATTTCCATGCAGTCAAACGGAATGGAGCTTTTACTGAGGAGCCTGATTCTGTATCAAGCAAAAAGGGTTTGAAACAGCTCAATGATTTATTTGGGTCTGGTGATGCGCCAAACATTGCAAAGTTTGCAGAAGGAAGGGCAAGAAAAGGCCTCAATTTTCATGATGCAGATGAGAAAGAACGAAATGTGCAAAACACTGACAGTCATACTGCAACAGAAATTTTGGCTTTGAAGGAATCACTTGCCAGATTAGAAGCTGAAAAGGAGGCTGGCCGAGTTCAGCACCAACAGAGCTTGGAGAGATTGTCTAATCTAGAGGCAGAAGTTTCTCGTGCACAAGAGGATTCCAAGGGACTTAATGAACGTGCAGGTAAAGCTGAAAATGAAGTTCAAACTTTGAAGGAAGCCCTTACCAAATTGGAAGCTGAAAGGGAAACTAGTCTTCTTCAATACCAGCAGTGTTTGGAGAGGATATCTGATCTGGAGAGAACTATTTCTCATTCCCAAGAGGATGCTGGAAAACTGAATGAGCGAGCTAGTAAATCAGAAGTTGAAGCTGCAGCCCTAAAGCAGGACCTTGCTAGAGTAGAATCTGAAAAAGAAGGTGCTCTTCTGCAATACAAACAATGTTTAGAGAAGATATCAGATCTGGAGAGCAAATTGGTGCAAGCTGAGGACGATTCCAGAAGGATTAATGAGCGAGCTGAAAAAGCTGAAAGAGAAGTTGAAACCCTGAAGCAAGCTGTTGCCTCATTGACTGAAGAGAAGGAAGCAGCTGCACGCCAGTATCAGCAGTGCCTGGAGACAATTGCCAGTCTAGAGCTTAAAATCTCGTGTGCTGAAGAGGAGGCCCAGAGGCTGAATGGTGAGATAGATAATGGGGTTGCAAAGTTAAAAGGTGCTGAAGAACAGTGTCTTCTGCTGGAGAGGACCAATCACTCTTTGCAGTTTGAATTGGAGTCTTTGGCACAGAAGCTGGGGGCTCAATGTGAAGAACTCACAGAGAAGCAGAAGGAGTTGGGAAGACTCTGGACCAGCATACAAGAAGAGCGCCTGCGGTTTATGGAAGCTGAAACTACTTTCCAAAGTCTGCAGCATTTGCACTCTCAATCTCAGGAAGAATTGAGGTCTCTGGCTACAGAGCTTCAGAGTAAGGGTCAAATTTTGAAGGACATGGAAACTCATAATCAAGGTTTACAGGATGAGGTCCATAAGGTGAAGGAAGAGAATAGGGGTCTAAATGAGTTCAACTTATCTTCAGCcgtgtcaataaaaaatatgcaGGATGAGATCCTTAGCCTAAGGGAGACTATAACGAAACTTGAAATGGAGGTTGAACTCCGAGTGGACCAAAGAAATGCGCTTCAGCAAGAAATTTACTGTTTGAAAGAGGAATTGAATGACTTGAACAAGAACTACCGGGCTATGCTCGATCAGGTTGAGGGTGTGGGCCTTAAACCAGAGTGCTTTGGGCTATCTGTGAAAGAACTGCAGGAGGAGAACTCAAACCTAAAAGAAATCTGTCAGAGGGGCAAAAGTGAGAATGTAGCTCTTTTGGAGAAGCTGGAAATCATGGAGAAACTTCTTGAGAAAAATGCCCTTCTGGAAAATTCCCTCTCAGATTTGAGTGCTGAATTAGAAGGGCTAAGAGAGAAAGTTAAGGCATTGGAAGAATCCTACCAATCTCTCCTTGGAGAAAAATCCATTCTTGTTGCTGAGAATGCCACTCTGACTTCCCACTTACAGACTAAGACCAACCATTTGGAGAAACTCTCAGAGAAGAACATGCTTATGGAGAATTCACTTTCTGATGCAAATGCTGAACTTGAAGGGTTGAGGACAAGGTCAAAGGGCTTAGAAGATTCATGTCAGTTGCTTGATAATGAGAAATCTGGCCTCATCAGCGAGAGAGAAACTTTAATTTCTCAGTTGGAAGCTACTCAGCAAAGACTGGAGGACCTGGAGAGAAGATATACAGAATTGGAAGAGAAATACTTCGGTctggagaaagagaaagaatcCACACTCTGTAAAGTAGAAGAGCTGCAGGTTTCCTTGGAGGCTGAAAAGCTAGAACAGGCCAACTTTGCCCAATTGAGTGAGACCCGATTGGCTGGTATGAAATCTGAGATCCATCTCCTGCAAGTGGAAGGTCGATGCAGGAaggaagaatttgaagaagaacAAAATAAAGTTGTAAATTCTCAAATCGAGATCTTCATCTTCCAGAAATGTGTACAGGAGCTGGCAGCAAAGAATTTCTCTCTGTTGACTGAGTGCCAGAAACTCTCAGAGGTGTCCAAATTGTCAGAGAAACTAATTTCTGAATTAGAACATGAAAATCTTGAGCAACAGGTGCAAGTTAACTCCTTGGTTGATCAAGTGAAAATGCTGAGAACGGGGATGTATCACGTATCGAGGGCACTTGATATTGATGCAGAGCATAGGGCTGAGGACAAGATTGATCAAGATCAAACAGTCCTGAATGCTATCATATGTCAgctagaaaatacaaaaagttCTCTGTGTAAAACACAAGATGAAAATCAGCAGTCGATAGTTCAGAAGTTAGTTCTTGTTACAGTGCTGGAGCAACTGGGCCTAGAAGCAACACAGCTTGCAACAGAAAGAAACACCCTTGATGAAGAGTGCAGGATCAGGAGTGAGCAGTTCTCATCATTGCAGAGTGAGACCCACCAACTTCTGGAGGTGAGTGAAAAATTGAGATTGAAAGTAAGGGAGGGTGATCACAAAGAGGAAGTTCTGACAGCAGAAATAGGGATTCTGCAAGGAAAGCTGTTGGAATTGCAAGAGGCTCATGGAAATTTGCAGAAAGAGAATTCTTTGATTCTTGAAGAAAAAGGATCTTTGTCAAAGAAGTTCTTATCCTTGGAGGAGGAGAAACGCATCCTAGAAGAAGAAAACTGGGTTGTCTTTGGTGAAACAATATCTCTAAGTAacctttctttgattttcaaagacTTTATCACTGAGAAATCTGTTCAACTAAAAGAGCTTGGTCAAAATCTTGAGGAACTTCATAATGTGAACTATGCCCTTGAGGAGAAGGTGAGGACAATGGAGGGGAAGTTGGGAATGGTAGAAATGGAGAATTTTCATCTCAAGGATTCATTGGAGAAGTCAGAAAATGAGCTGAACACTGTCAGGTCTTTCGCTGATCAGTTgaatcatgaaattgaaaatggaAGGGATATATTGTCTCGGAAGGAAACGGAACTTCTTGAAGCAGGCCAGAAGCTCAGTGCTTTGCAGGATGAGAAGGCGGAGTTGCATAAAACAGTGGAAGTTGTGAAGAGTGAATGTGATGAGGTTAAGGTGATAAGAGAAGATCAGGAGAAGCAGATCCTAAAACTATCTGAAGAGAATGATCATCAAAAGAAGCAGAATGGATGCCTTCGTGAAGTGAATAGGGGTTTGGAGGCCAAATTGTGGAAGTTGTGTGAAGAAATTGAAGAAGCTAAAGTTAGAGAGGAAACCTTGAATCATGATTTGCAAAGGGGAAGAGATGAAGTTGAACTGTGGGAAACTCAAGCTGCAGCATTCTTTAGTGAACTTCAAATCTCCAATGTTCGTGAAGCattttttgaagagaaggtgcatgAGCTTATCATAGCATGTGAGGGCCTTGAAAACAGAAGTCATCTGAAAAATATGGAGATTGAGCTATGGGAAACTCAAGCAGCAACATTCTTTGGTGAACTTCAGATCTCCACTGTTCATGAAGCATTGTTCAAGGAGAAGGTGCATGAGCTTATTGAAGCATGTAAGAGCCTTGAAAATATAAGTAATTCTAGAAGTAGGGAGATTGAGCTGCTGAAAGAAAGAGTTAACAAATTGGAAGGTGAAAATGGAGGACTAAAAACTCAGTTGGCTGCATATACCCCGACCATCATTTGTCTGAGGGATTCTGTCGCTGCTTTGGAAAATCGTACCCTTTCACATACTAATCTTCATCAAGCAGACACCAAGGATAAAAAG GATGCTAAATTGGTGGGTCACCTGCATGTTGAACGCAGTCAAGACTGCAGCGAAAATCAAATTGCCATGGTGCCAGAGGGAAATTCAGATTTGCAGGATTTGCAAACCAGGATTAAAGCCATTGAGAAGGGATTGATTGAAATGGAAAGGCTAGCATTGGAGGAACACTTAGACACCAATGCCAAATTAGAGGCTGCAATGAAACAGATTGAAGAGTTGAAATCTCAAAGAAGTTTTCGTCGAGAAAACATTCAAACAAGCAGGCATCTTAATCCACAACAGGAAGAGGAGGAACTTGGGGATGGGACCTGTGATGATCGAAAGCTGCACACGAAAGACATTATGCTTGATCAGATATCTGAATGTTCATCCTATGGGATAAGCAGAAGAGAGACTGCTGAAGTTGATGATCAGATGCTTGAGTTGTGGGAAACCACTGATCTGAACGGCAGTATTGCTCTGACAGTTGCCAAGGCACATAAAGGGGCTACTGCACCTGTTGGATACCATCAAGTTGTGGCTGAGGGACACAAGAGTGAACATCCGTCTTCAGAAATAATGGTTGAGAAGGAGTTGGGGGTGGACAAATTAGAGATCTCCAAGAGATTTGTGGAGCCTGGTCAAGAAGGGAACAAGAGGAAGACACTGGAGAGACTTGCTTCTGATGCCCAGAAATTGACCAACCTTCAAATAACTGTGCAAGATCTGAAAAAGAAGGTGCAGTTTACTGAGGATAGCAGAAATGTAAAAGGTATTGAATATGATACTGTGAAGGGGCAGCTGGAAGAAGTCGAGGGGGCCATCCTCAAGTTGTGTGATAGCAATAGCAAATTAACGAAGAACATTGAAGATAATTCCCTTTCTGATGGGAAACCTGCAATGGAGTTGGAAGAGAGTCGGAGTGTCAGACGAGGGAGAATTTCAGAACAGGCACGAAAAGGGTCTGAAAAAATTGGGCGGTTGCAGTTGGAAGTGCAGAGAATACAGTTTCTTTTACTGAAGCTTGATgatgaaaaagaaagcaaagccAAAACCAGAATTTCAGAGCCAAAGAGAAGGGTTCTCTTGCGAGATTATCTCTATGGTGGGAGAAGAACCACCCACAAGCGAAAGAAAGCTCACTTTTGTTCGTGTGTCCAGTCTCCAACTACTGGAGATTGA